CTATTAGATGATTGACTTGAGCCTGGATCGAGTTGGGAACATCACGTGAACAGTCGGTGTCACGGTGTGTTAAACTGTGTAATGATATTATATGGTGTGACATGTTTCAAGACTGAATCGCAATAATGTTTTTCCTGTCCTCTTTTGCTCTCTAAATTCCCTCCGGCAGGCTGTAAGATCAAGGCCCTACGAGCCAAGACCAACACCTACATAAAGACGCCTGTGAGGGGCGAGCAGCCAGTCTTTGTCGTGACGGGACGTAAAGAGGACGTGGCCATGGCTAAGAGGGAGATCCTCTCTGCTGCCGAGCACTTCTCCCTCATCAGAGCCTCTCGAAATAAGACCGGCCCTCTGTCTGCTGCAACCGGTTTAGGGACCCCCGCTCTACCTGGACAGACGACCATTCAGGTCAGCAAGCATGTGACGATGGTTCACGCTGTTATTCACTGACATTCTTTTGCAGCGAATCACATTAGGGGCCGTTGTTATGGTAACTAATGATGGTAAATGTTGTCACCTGAGCAGTTTTGCTTTATAAAGGAGtctctgtgtttttattaaagtgTGCGTCATTTCAATCCGGCAGGTGCGGGTACCGTATCGTGTTGTGGGATTGGTTGTGGGTCCCAAAGGTGagttttaagttatttatttattcaaatgaGTACAAATTCATGATGGTCATTTTTTAGTAATAGTTGAAAAAACGTCCGCTAACAAAAGCAAACTGTAAATTTAGACAACAAGCCTTTTGTGTTGTTCTGAGAATGTCATGGGAACCATAAGTTGTCTAATGGATACCGTCACGTGTCTTTAGTTTTTTAGATCTTTCCCCTTTTTAACCCCTCGCCCTGGCGACATTCCCACCTCGGAGTCAGAAAGCCTTTGGGCTTATGTGTAAAATTAACTGAAGCATTTCTCAGCCGTCTGGCATGACCTCACGGAGGGTCAAATCTTGCTCATCTGTGGCGGTGTATTCATTTTGTGAGTGCGCACtacgatttttaaaaaaaaattttttttttttgcgtttaTGTGTAAGAAGTAACGATTTCAAAAGCTTCTTACAATAAAGAGGAGTTTAGTGCTGTGCACCTCAGGAAGGTGAGTCACCAGCCTGCAGTTTAGAGCTGTAATTATTGCACAGCTGTGTTTCTTCAAAGTCACATGGACAGAAGCTGGGGTAATTGCTGATGGTGTATAATGTGACTGAAGTCTCTCTGTGTTGCTTGCTTGTACATTTTTCATCCAACTTGGCAAAATGTatgaatcaaaaaaaaaaaacaagatttcaAAGGGTCAGATTTTTCTCTGTCGTGATTATTTTTTACGGTTGTTTTTCCTCTTGTTCTGTGTCGTGCCTTTTGTTAATGGAGAAATAGCCGCATCACCCCAAACCACTTTTAACTTGGCTTTCAACACCTCTCAGGGGCGACCATCAAACGGATTCAGCAGCAGACCCACACCTACATTGTGACACCGAGTCGCGACAAAGAACCAGTATTCGAGGTCACAGGGATGCCAGAGAATGTTGACAGGGCGAGGGAGGAAATAGAGGCTCACATCGCCCTCCGCACGGGAACCTGCGGGGGCATCGAGGCCCCCGGAGTGGACAACAGCGATTTTCAGTTCAACGGGACAGACGTCAGCTTCGAGACTTCTGCTGCACCCGTTGGTTTGGGAGACGCCGCGTGGCTCCACGCAGGTCCGTCGTCACCAGGCGGTGGAAGCTTGCTGCCGGTGAACATCAATAGTACTCAGCGAGTCAATAGCAATATTAGCAGTGGTGTCAGGATGTCTTCCACCTACCGCAACGACAGCTCCAGTTCCCTGGGCAGTGGCTCCAGCTCAGCTGATTCTTTCTACAGTGGCGGGAACGGTAACCGGATGGCCGATTTCAGCCCAACCTTCCCGTTTAATGCCAACgctaataataacaacaacaacaacaacaacaacaacagcagcagtagTGGCGGCAGCACAAGTTTCTGGTTCGGTGACAGCCTTCTTGGCGTGGGGTCTGAGGAGCTCGCCAGCCTGGGAGGTGGAGGCTCTTCCTCAGGATTTGATCCTTTAACCATTTGCACTGCCCACACCTCTCACTCTGCTGCGCAGCCGCAAATCTGGAGCCCCTTCGTGGACCACCAGTCTCTTCAAGCCTTTGATGCTCTTCAGTCTCAGGTAAGTGAGCGAAGCTTCACAATCCCCCAAAGCAGACATTAAAGAATTCCTACATGGTTTACAGAATTGAATTTAAGAAACTTCTTCTGAgttttaaacagatttttttcaggGTTGTGGTTATCTGATGACTATTGCCTTTGATTTCCGCAGACCAGCCAGCCTGGTACGCCCCGCCTCTCTCCAACCTTCTCTGGAACTGAAGCCTTGGAGCACCCCCAGGCCCAACGTGTTCACCGAAGGCCTTTAGGGTCAGCCGCAACCCTCGATGCCCACAGGTTCCCCTCTTACAGCTCAGCCTTCTCCACCTCCAGTGAAAGCACCACCTCGTCATCTTCTCCTCCCGAATCCTCTTTCGCTTATCGGCTGGGTCTTGGATCAGCTGGGAGAGGGCAGGAGATATGCATCCAGTGTACGGATAACCAGGTGATCGCTGCCCTGGTTCCTTGCGGCCATCACCTCTTCTGTCTAGATTGTGCCACCCAGATTTGCCAGGGTCCAGAGGCTGTGTGCCCCGTGTGCCTGTCTCCAGCCACACAGGCCATTCAACTCCGCAATATGtaattttaatccatccatcttcatctTCCCCAACACTTTAGTCTCGTCACGTGTAGGGGGGACTTAGAAAACAGACCCCAAATGTCTAGGTATGTCTTCACCCAGGCTTTGTCCAAGCTGGTGTTAGGTGACAAAGGTGCAGAAATGTAGGTGAAGTAAGGAATGATGTGTATTTAGGGCATAGTTTGGGTGTTGAGCCCGTTCATGTGCCTGCTATTGTGAAGTGTTCTTCCTCGATTGATTGATCAATGGGAGGGTTGTAAGCCCTCTATGTAGCATTGGGAGGGTTGggatacatatatgtatacatatatatgtgtgtatatatatatgtatgtatgtatatgatATTTTGCTCATCGTGATTTTAATCTACTTTTTCGTGACATTTTTTAGTTATAAGTTCCTACCTAAAAACTccttttttttagataaaatcTGCATTCAgataaattagaaaaaaacagTTGGCTATTTGGTCaacgtctttttttcttttctttttatcttgtCAACATCTCAAAGGTTTTACAAGGCAGGAAATGTGGAAGGAGCAAGAAGTAAGCGTGTACATCTCTAGAAAGTCACACGTTTGACTTGGTATAATTTAATAGTACCCTCTCCTCGTGTTGTGGTTCCTACGAACCTGTAACGCAGCAGGAATCTCAAAAGATCCACATGCTACATCATCCTGTCAGATTTCATTTTATCCCAGGTGTTTTATGTAATTTTTCAAGCTATTGGTTTGAATCTGCTCCTTTAAAAGGATATGTTTACATTCTACAGATCACAAAAAAGTGCTTTTAGCACtgcgtccttttttttttttttttttttttttttttttttgcataaaacacTCTGAAGGagggttttaaaaaaataaaataaaatcaagtgGGTCAAACCTGCATCCGCTAAGTTGCCACACTCCAATGGCAACCTCCTGTTGCTACTGGTttctgtccccccccccccccagcagaaTAACACCAACAAAGtatgggacttttttttttttttttttttattttttggagaACACTAGGATGTTACGCCACTTTAGTATCGCCACGTTGCTTTCCATTTATATTTAAAACTGTTTACGGTAAACTTGTGCCTAGTTCTGCTCTGagtaaacaaaagaaacaactggttcAGCGTTGCTCTATCCTCAAACAAACTGGTGGCCTTTTTTGGAAGCCTATAATTAACTCACTACACTAGAGACAAATCCAGATCTCGGGCTTAGAACACAATCTGACAGACGGAAGTTGTAATGTATTTGTCAGAGTTACGTCTCTTAAATGCATCTTGATGGAACAAAGGTTATATCATaaggatgcttttttttttttttttccgctcCATGATGAGCCTCTGAAGTGTTTTGTACCTGTTGCTTTATATTTCCGGCACCAAACACTCTCTCCTGTCCCGCatcattttgttttcctttttgtttacaTCTTTGTATGGGGAACCATGTGCTGGTTTTCATCTCGAAAGCAAAGCACATCTCGTACTTTAGTAACATTCCTCCTCCCTTGTCTtgctttcatttttgtgtctggCTCATCGCTCTTACTTAAACCTCACCTGGGAGCAAAAAGCATTGATATTCCCAGCTGTGATATGGAACAAATCCCTGTACAGTAAACATgggctgcttttctttttcttttctttttttttttttttcttttaaagccaTCTCAATAATATGCTTCTTTCACTTGAATGTCAATTTTATTTGGACCGCTCCGCCCCGTGGCCGTCCAATTAATTCCATTGGGATGCAAAATGGAGATGAAGGCCATCCATTGCTTTACTCCGTTATCCCACATCTCGTCTGCCAGGCCTATGCAAAAATCATCTCAGTATATTAACTAGTCAAGGAAGCACTAAGTAAATTAACTCCTTGGGTTTTAATTGCGGAGCTCAAACAAACTTTGGCTTAAACTTTCTAGAAGGACATCTTCcttctgttgtttcttttttttttttttaaatctccatTTCAGCCAGCGGTTTCCTCCATAACCCGCTTCAAAAAGCATCGATGAGATGTCTCAGTGGTACACTCTTGGCTCTTTGTTTTATCAGCTCCTCTGCTGTTTTGTGCACAACTAAGCACAGCCTTCCTTATATCTTATCACACTATTGAGTAGTTGGGACAAGCACatgttttctttcctccttcTGCACGTCTGCTCATCGTCCTGAAAAGTACTGAAAAGGTACAAGAATGGTGGAAATcatctcaagtcttagctttaaaCACCAGGGTCTCCGGACTTTAGCAGGATTAAATGCGTTCACAGACATTTTGAAGGGGAAGCGACTGGAATGATTTCGTTGTGGACTGCAGTCCCTCTGGTATTCCAGCTGTAAACATTATTTGGGATTTGCTGTTTCTTCTTAAATATCTTTTCTTTCATGGGTGATTGAGAGTTCTTGGGGTAATGGAACCAAACGAGTCCCAAAAGTGCAAAAAAACCCATCTGCTTCTGTCTCCTTGGGCCATCTATCCGTCCCATTATTTTTACTTCTCTTTGCTCAACGAAGGGTCGatccttttctccttttttttttttttttttttttttttttttaatttatttttttttaaaattttgctCTCTTTCTATCCGAGGGAATGCAATACACGATCGGCCTCAGTTTATTGACATGAATCTATTGACattttttgtgtatgtgttaTATAATATTACtgttaatgactgatgaatatacagaacttattttttattttgttatatttcaTATATACGTAAATATATCTATATTAAAATGTTTACAAtaagatttaaattttttttttttttttcctgagtgATTTAAGTGAATGAAGAGCTGGAAATCCAGAGATGTTGCAGGAAAGTGTCAGTGCTATCTGCTTGTAGTCTAGTTATTAGTTTACAGTATTGATAATAGTATTGATAGCTGCCGTTAAACCTAGTTGAAAGTGGAATGTGCATCACAAGCATGTCTTCATAATTTACCGCCATTGTAAAGCATCACTGCAACTGTAAAAAGGCCAAGGATTCAAGCTGCCTGTCATCTCTGTACACCACCAAATTAAGAATGGTATACTATTAAAATGTATCTTAGATTATCTCtctctatctatatatatatatctatatatagatatatatatattgttaaaAGCTGTACCAAGAGTTCAAAGTATTTGCTAATTTTACTACACTTTTGTTATGTATATGTGTAGGAGTCTTAAGGCATATAAATTCTTCAAATTAAGTCAGGAGTTTAAAAGCAGACTATATTTTATAACGGCCTTTTAAGTTATTGCGGCCAAAGCACTGATATTATATATTTGCTGTAAAGAGAATTTTAagagttttatttttctgatatTAAAGTTACTTAATAAAGACGGTTTCATTTAAAGCCTTGTCAGACTTTGGTCATTTATTCTTTatggagaatgatttttttttttttcatttgggtTGTGTGTCACTAACAAAGATCAACcaaccacatacacacacacacacacatacatttgaGTCCCACATGCCTCGTAGGAGCTACAGATTTATCTGAAAACAAGAGGTTTACAACTGTCCAACATTTTGGTGAAAGTAGTCTGTATACAGTGTTGGATGGGGAAAGAAAATCCCAGCAGGTTGTGTTGGAACATGTAAACGACACGCTGTGAGAGACCTGAATAGAGTCTAATCCTGGTTTTTAAAAATCCAGATTTGCTACCTATAGTACTCTGATAGAAACCaggattttgtgtgtgtgtgtgagtgagaacaCATCATCCAGGATTCTCTGCTGGTTGAAGTCCTACATTGATCGAAAGATGAGGATTATCAACTGTGCACGCACGATCGGACATTTGGATGCTTAAATGAACACGGACACAAGGATATGATTAACAGGGTTTCAACTGCTACAGATAAAACACCGTATCCAGAATATGATCAAAACCAGGAATGTAGGTGTGAACGTACCCTGTATCTAAACACCAAGGAGGGTCATGTGCTTGGTACAGTCATGTTTGTCATGAGGAATGCTCAAAAAGCAATGGACGGATCCTGATCTCGTTTGAGGATATTTTCCTCATCTGTATGCAGGCTCAGACTGCTTATTTTCAGCATTTAAACGAAGACTTGTGGAGCTGCAGCGGATGTGctacttttttattttgaagggtGACCAAACTATTAAAAAGGCCATTTCTGCCTCAAACCAAGCATGACTAAATTTAATGGCTCCACTGATTCATGAcccaggtggaggtcacacaaaCTGAGGCGATCTCATGaagttaaatgctttttttggggggggggggggcttttatgcctttagttcaggacagttcaagagacaggaagctgagagagggggaaagacatgcagcaaagggccgtccgatgcgggactcgaactgcAGCGatgactgtagcctctgtacatggggtgtctgcttaacccactacgccaccgaccacccgtTTAATGCTTTTCTGATATTTGCTGCATAAACAAGTAAAAATTTAAAACATCTTGTATCTATACATCTGTCATTCGGACAAACTGGAATGGTTCTGTGATCGATGCTGAACAAGACACAGTAGAATATACAATGTGAATGTGAGTCTGTCCTTAAAGAAACTGCACAAACTCGGCTCAGGTGGAAAGTGCACTGAACTGCGATGGAGTTGGGGAATGTCTATACTCTGAGAGCCAGCGTGCCCATTACCACAATCTCTGGgttttatgtgttttgttttttttaaatattaaattcCTGCAACGGGTCCAAATGTCATCTAATGTGGAACTTTTCCACCACCAACTGCTTCAGCAGGGCCCCTCGCTTCAGTTTAAAGTAGTCAGCTCTTTTTAATTCAGAAAATAGGTGCAGGGATTTGTTGAAATGTGTATGTGGGCTTAATACTAGTACATAACTATGAaataaggcaaaaacagagtCCACGAGTTCCATTCTTCCAACACAGGctgaaccctcttagagaaGCTTTCTAATAGTTTtattaaggagtcttcaggaggAGTTCTCCAGGTTTCTTGAAGGAAATCTTAAAGCTCTtttttggatgtcggctgccttttgttccattctgtgatcccacactgcttcaataatgttgaggtccaggctcttgggaggattcatccctccataagacctgttgccactggttttcagtccacttgtgtcatttggcGTAGCTAGGCCTGTTCTCCccagtttcccttccttaagaatggcttctagACAGCCACTCTTCCATTGAGACCATTTCCGATGAGGCTTCAGTAAACGGCAGATGGATAAACTAAAGGTCCAGCTGTATCTCTTAGGTATTTCCCCATTAACGATTTAAGTATCAGAAACTGTTAATCTGCTGtagacattttctttcttttttttttttaggtctgcCACTTCTTCTTTAGTCCCCCACTTATCCAGTTTCCTCATTTCGAAAGGACACAGTGCAcgccatgctgagatatgccaagtttaaGGCTAACGGCTCTTGATGAATCACCATAACAGTGCGAAATGACTATCTGTGCCGTCTTTGGCATTTCTCTttgatgcaactaaagaaacaggAACAAATTATTTTGTTGCAACAGGCTGCAAGTATGTGTCCAAAAAAGTTTTCTGTTATGCATCAGTCGAGCCCTTGAGTTAGGggtctttttttaatgctgtaGTTAAATAGCAgcaaagaggaaacaacacGTGGGTATCGGTCGAGTTCAGCTTCTTTGGAAGCACGGGCTTGATAAGAAAATGAACAGGACACCATTTTGAGAATATCAGGCCATATTTAATTGTAGACTCTCACATAAGAAATACAGGTAAAATTCATCTGCAATCTGTCATAGTAGTCAATGTCGGCTCAGGTGAGCCGTTTTCTGGCTCCTACAATAACTGCaagtaatataaaaaaaaacaaaaaaaaacgtcaaACTTAGAATAGAACGCTTTTTCCTCCAGAATCCAGCATGTGTCGTTTTCTGCAAACTGGATCCACAATCATGTGAAAACATCTTAAAAGCTGACAAGCTTTCTGAACACCTCTAAAGTTAAAATGAAATCAGCAACTGGAGAAGAGCAATCCTGAAGTTTGGACAACTTCAAATCTACCaacgaagcaaaaaaaaatcctcatcaCACAGAATCATCAGACTATACCGAACGGGGGGGAAGAAAGCACAGAGCAGATGGTTGCGAGTCTCAGTTTGAAAAGAGTAAATCAAATAAGAACAAATGCCTTTAAAATCGGTAACAAAATATGACTCGCATGCAGCTTGAAGGCAGGGGAGAGGAAGGAGTTTATAatccaaaaaagagaaaaagtccTGCTTATACTCAATTTATTCTCAAACAGAAGCTACACCCGAACAACCGCAAGAGCTGTTC
This Odontesthes bonariensis isolate fOdoBon6 chromosome 6, fOdoBon6.hap1, whole genome shotgun sequence DNA region includes the following protein-coding sequences:
- the LOC142382889 gene encoding RNA-binding protein MEX3B-like encodes the protein MMPSSTALLEADEGESEVPPPLLHAFTGMGLEEHHGTQSQTSEQADEGMSFHHHQLAPVSHFSLIGTVLDLKPLSLHRPPSGDEVNKTAAPEDEEPEGVAAEPSCSTGGSLLAQAHRHQHLSSGPNTSLMPSVMEPSHVETVLLYSGDERDDTGVGGSALPPASSMAMLPPGVYGEPGFEAEPSLLSRRKSVNTTECVAVPSSEHVAEIVGRQGCKIKALRAKTNTYIKTPVRGEQPVFVVTGRKEDVAMAKREILSAAEHFSLIRASRNKTGPLSAATGLGTPALPGQTTIQVRVPYRVVGLVVGPKGATIKRIQQQTHTYIVTPSRDKEPVFEVTGMPENVDRAREEIEAHIALRTGTCGGIEAPGVDNSDFQFNGTDVSFETSAAPVGLGDAAWLHAGPSSPGGGSLLPVNINSTQRVNSNISSGVRMSSTYRNDSSSSLGSGSSSADSFYSGGNGNRMADFSPTFPFNANANNNNNNNNNNNSSSSGGSTSFWFGDSLLGVGSEELASLGGGGSSSGFDPLTICTAHTSHSAAQPQIWSPFVDHQSLQAFDALQSQTSQPGTPRLSPTFSGTEALEHPQAQRVHRRPLGSAATLDAHRFPSYSSAFSTSSESTTSSSSPPESSFAYRLGLGSAGRGQEICIQCTDNQVIAALVPCGHHLFCLDCATQICQGPEAVCPVCLSPATQAIQLRNM